One window of Campylobacter sp. RM12651 genomic DNA carries:
- the mreC gene encoding rod shape-determining protein MreC codes for MNKFKLLLLICVLLTSSYYFVADVKNAVLGVNDFVLNKLYNAYDYTKQNITKYFNQVNQIDELSTENKKLKQYKFLYDNLVIEYNNLAKAHNLKKYEFELALTRVLSYEKIGSLTKFWMSYDGIKPDITYGLIYDNNAVGIMYSNNNRAYALSLNDEKCVFSVVVGENKTPAILQGSKNSIYVNFVTDYKELNIGDLVYTSGKDLIFPEGIYVGKVVKIIDEAGYKRAILEDTKTLSPYRYVYMVSAKENSQEIKN; via the coding sequence TTATTACTCCTAATATGCGTTTTGCTTACATCTTCTTATTATTTTGTAGCAGATGTTAAAAACGCTGTTTTAGGGGTTAATGATTTTGTTTTAAATAAGCTTTATAATGCTTATGATTACACCAAACAAAATATTACTAAATATTTTAATCAAGTAAATCAGATAGATGAATTAAGCACAGAAAATAAAAAGCTAAAACAATACAAATTCTTATATGATAATTTGGTTATAGAATATAACAATCTTGCAAAAGCCCATAATCTTAAAAAATATGAATTTGAACTAGCCTTAACTAGGGTATTATCTTATGAAAAAATTGGAAGTTTGACTAAATTTTGGATGAGTTATGATGGTATAAAGCCTGATATTACTTATGGTTTGATATATGATAATAATGCAGTGGGGATTATGTATTCAAATAATAATAGAGCTTATGCACTTAGTTTAAATGATGAAAAATGTGTTTTTTCTGTGGTTGTTGGGGAAAATAAAACTCCTGCTATTTTACAAGGTAGTAAAAATTCAATTTATGTTAATTTCGTTACTGATTATAAAGAATTAAATATAGGAGATTTGGTTTATACGAGTGGAAAGGATTTGATTTTTCCAGAGGGTATTTATGTTGGAAAAGTAGTAAAAATCATAGATGAAGCTGGGTATAAAAGAGCTATTTTAGAAGATACAAAAACTCTTAGTCCTTATAGATATGTTTATATGGTAAGTGCTAAAGAGAACTCACAAGAAATTAAAAATTAA
- a CDS encoding TM2 domain-containing protein, which translates to MDKSSILMLLDNKISSEQKFMLNDKLDNLSEEKYKNLPLIPLKSPILAAVLGFFFGVWGVDRFYQGNMLLGFLKIGLFLIGLASTLVFIGVFILWALYIYVLVDIYFVYKAVQKDNYTKILQIIG; encoded by the coding sequence ATGGATAAGAGTTCCATTTTAATGCTACTTGATAATAAAATTTCAAGCGAGCAAAAGTTTATGCTAAATGATAAACTTGATAATTTAAGCGAAGAAAAATATAAAAACCTTCCACTAATCCCGTTAAAAAGCCCAATTTTAGCAGCAGTTTTAGGATTTTTCTTCGGAGTTTGGGGTGTTGATAGATTTTATCAAGGAAATATGCTTTTAGGATTTTTAAAAATAGGTCTATTTTTAATAGGCTTAGCTTCGACACTTGTATTTATCGGAGTTTTTATTTTATGGGCTTTATATATTTATGTATTAGTTGATATATATTTTGTATATAAAGCAGTTCAAAAAGACAATTACACAAAAATATTACAAATAATAGGATGA
- the trxB gene encoding thioredoxin-disulfide reductase: MLDLAIIGGGPAGLSAGLYATRGGLKNVVMYEKFMPGGQITSSSEMENYPGVATVMDGISFMAPWSEQSTRFGLKIEQKEVIRVEKNGENFKIIFSDNSSEDAKAVIVCTGAAPKKAGFIGENEFFGRGVSTCATCDGAFYRKKEVAVLGGGDTALEEALYLANLCSKVYLIHRREGFRAAPSTVERAKKNEKIEFILNAKVEEVVGDNAGVTGVKIVFNDGSKKDLAVPGIFTFVGLDVRNEVLKQTDGSFLCEMVGDAVKVDLKMRTSVEGLFAAGDLRVDAPRQVVCAAADGANAALGVISYLESKH; the protein is encoded by the coding sequence ATGTTAGATTTAGCTATTATTGGTGGTGGCCCTGCTGGTCTTAGTGCGGGATTGTATGCAACTCGTGGTGGGCTTAAAAATGTTGTAATGTATGAAAAATTTATGCCAGGCGGACAAATCACAAGCTCAAGTGAGATGGAGAATTACCCAGGCGTTGCAACCGTAATGGATGGAATTAGCTTTATGGCACCTTGGAGTGAGCAAAGCACTAGATTTGGTCTAAAAATTGAGCAAAAAGAAGTAATTAGAGTTGAAAAAAATGGCGAGAATTTTAAAATAATTTTCTCTGATAATTCAAGCGAAGATGCTAAAGCTGTTATAGTTTGCACAGGAGCAGCTCCTAAAAAAGCTGGTTTTATAGGCGAAAATGAATTTTTTGGTCGTGGAGTAAGCACATGTGCAACTTGCGATGGTGCGTTTTATAGAAAAAAAGAAGTTGCAGTTTTAGGTGGTGGAGATACTGCACTTGAAGAAGCACTTTATCTAGCTAATCTATGCTCTAAAGTATATTTAATCCACAGAAGAGAAGGTTTTCGTGCAGCTCCATCAACCGTTGAAAGAGCTAAGAAAAATGAAAAAATTGAGTTCATTTTAAACGCTAAAGTAGAAGAAGTTGTAGGAGATAATGCTGGAGTTACTGGGGTTAAAATAGTATTTAATGATGGTAGCAAAAAAGATTTAGCAGTTCCAGGGATATTTACTTTCGTAGGACTTGATGTGAGAAATGAAGTATTAAAACAAACTGATGGCTCATTTTTATGCGAAATGGTAGGAGATGCTGTTAAGGTTGATTTAAAAATGAGAACGAGTGTTGAAGGCTTGTTTGCTGCAGGAGATTTAAGAGTAGATGCTCCAAGACAAGTTGTTTGTGCTGCGGCTGATGGTGCTAACGCTGCTTTAGGCGTAATTTCATATTTAGAGAGCAAACATTGA
- a CDS encoding phosphoethanolamine transferase: MAESIEFVSIYINFKFFGILIFMIVALFLLKIKINIKINNKLNIAFIILIFVVCFGNDLRRAIKYDFSRYINIPFIKFNKELIYTDDILINSKIMQKSYLKIANNHEKLKANENIKNIVLIIGESSRRSAYQDYGQGLNTTPNLINIKNKIIYSDVIAPYASTNPVMSVLLNFANLDNLSERKFYENLDIINLFKLANYKTFWISNQDYISEWGNNAASVGIMSDFSYFTNKYMSSSDTLSYAKYDGVLLPIIKNLKLSDNNFIVIHLLGNHGNYKKRYPKEFAKFNESDIKTNISDKKSIAEYYNSILYTDYIIQNIYDIFKNDDSLIIYLSDHAESLYDDKSKSVLGHILDKITAEIPFIILYSNSFEENHKKLLKDLNKAKDLPFMSDDLIHLICDITGIYPIEYKSYLSPLRSDYKKDKIRLFGNELKYNKF, from the coding sequence ATGGCTGAAAGTATTGAGTTTGTATCAATATATATTAATTTTAAATTCTTTGGAATTTTAATTTTTATGATTGTGGCTTTATTTTTATTAAAAATTAAAATAAATATAAAAATAAATAACAAATTAAACATAGCTTTTATTATTTTAATCTTTGTAGTATGCTTTGGGAATGATTTAAGAAGAGCTATTAAATATGATTTTAGTAGATATATAAATATTCCTTTTATTAAATTTAATAAAGAATTAATTTATACAGATGATATTTTGATTAATTCTAAAATAATGCAAAAGAGTTATTTAAAAATTGCTAATAATCACGAAAAATTAAAAGCTAATGAAAACATAAAAAATATAGTTTTAATAATAGGAGAAAGCTCAAGAAGAAGTGCTTATCAAGACTACGGGCAAGGATTAAACACCACACCTAATCTAATAAATATAAAAAATAAAATAATTTATTCTGATGTTATTGCCCCTTATGCTTCTACAAATCCAGTAATGAGTGTATTACTTAATTTTGCTAATTTAGATAATTTAAGTGAAAGAAAATTTTATGAGAATTTAGACATTATTAATTTATTCAAATTAGCAAATTACAAAACCTTTTGGATATCTAATCAAGACTATATTAGCGAATGGGGAAATAATGCTGCTAGTGTTGGTATTATGAGTGATTTTTCTTATTTTACAAATAAATATATGAGCTCTAGCGATACTTTAAGTTATGCAAAATATGATGGGGTTTTATTGCCTATTATTAAAAACCTAAAATTAAGTGATAATAATTTCATAGTAATTCATCTTTTAGGAAATCACGGAAATTACAAAAAACGCTATCCTAAAGAATTTGCAAAATTTAATGAAAGCGATATTAAAACTAATATAAGCGATAAAAAAAGCATAGCAGAATATTATAATTCCATACTTTATACTGATTATATAATCCAAAATATTTATGATATATTTAAAAATGATGATAGTTTGATAATTTATTTAAGCGACCATGCTGAAAGCTTATATGATGATAAAAGCAAATCTGTTTTAGGGCATATTTTAGATAAAATTACTGCTGAAATACCTTTTATAATTCTTTATTCAAATTCTTTTGAAGAAAATCATAAAAAACTATTAAAAGATTTAAATAAAGCTAAAGATTTGCCTTTTATGAGCGATGATTTAATACATTTAATTTGTGATATTACAGGAATTTATCCTATTGAATATAAAAGTTATTTAAGCCCACTTAGAAGTGATTATAAAAAAGACAAAATTAGATTGTTTGGTAACGAATTAAAGTATAATAAATTTTAA